A stretch of Chiloscyllium punctatum isolate Juve2018m chromosome 6, sChiPun1.3, whole genome shotgun sequence DNA encodes these proteins:
- the zmat3 gene encoding zinc finger matrin-type protein 3 isoform X2, which yields MCQQPYRHTTLPQTLQPLAIEPLLLKQPQNLQSTSSAVMSRSSQLLPTQMCKPSQSELVILSQEKVPSFDTPQDPILADLCRPLLCKLCNVSLNSTQQAQAHYQGKNHSKKLRNYYAGHQCVATPKLTHFVDQPGIQLHPSESQSGSSKTAGRVILATANDYCKLCDASFSSPAVAQAHYQGKNHAKRLRLAEAQKSNSFLEATELTKRRPRKEGNEFKIVPNRRNLHGVQNTLGPYSNPRSRQRIPRDLAMCVTPSGQFYCSMCNIGASEEQEFRLHLESKLHKSKVSEQRYRNEMENLGYA from the exons ATGTGCCAACAGCCATATCGCCACACAACTCTGCCCCAGACTTTGCAACCTCTTGCTATTGAACCTCTACTCTTAAAGCAACCCCAGAATCTTCAGTCTACCTCATCTGCAGTGATGTCACGATCCTCACAGTTGTTACCCACACAGATGTGTAAACCATCTCAATCAGAGCTTGTTATTTTGTCACAAGAGAAAGTACCTTCCTTTGATACACCCCAAGATCCTATTTTAGCAGACCTCTGTAGGCCATTACTTTGTAAATTGTGCAATGTATCCCTGAATTCAACACAGCAAGCACAGGCACATTATCAG GGCAAAAACCACTCAAAGAAACTTCGTAATTATTACGCTGGGCATCAGTGTGTGGCTACTCCCAAACTGACTCATTTTGTAGATCAACCAGGCATACAACTTCACCCATCAGAATCCCAG TCAGGATCCTCCAAGACGGCAGGTCGTGTGATACTGGCCACAGCAAATGATTACTGCAAACTCTGCGATGCTTCTTTTAGCTCCCCAGCTGTGGCACAGGCACATTATCAAGGAAAGAACCATGCCAAGAGACTGCGGCTAGCAGAGGCTCAGAAATCCAATTCATTTTT AGAGGCAACAGAGCTCACAAAGAGAAGACCAAGGAAAGAAGGGAATGAATTTAAAATTGTGCCAAATCGTCGCAATCTCCATGGAGTTCAAAATACACTAG GTCCTTACTCTAATCCACGCTCCCGTCAGCGGATTCCACGTGACCTAGCAATGTGTGTGACACCAAGTGGACAGTTCTACTGTTCAATGTGTAATATTGGTGCAAGTGAGGAACAAGAATTTCGGCTTCATCTTGAAAGCAAACTGCATAAGAGCAAGGTGTCAGAGCAACGATACCGCAATGAGATGGAAAATCTTGGCTATGCATGA